In Zingiber officinale cultivar Zhangliang chromosome 8B, Zo_v1.1, whole genome shotgun sequence, a single genomic region encodes these proteins:
- the LOC122015720 gene encoding probable trehalose-phosphate phosphatase 6 gives MTKQNVAPAEAVASIAVASSPPLFAYTPPLSVRKKCLPQIELDGGKAVSWWLDSMRASSPTRAKTAAATGPLADAVFNDLSDLRMRHPSALSNFDQIASASNGKQIVMFLDYDGTLSPIVDDPDSAFMTNAMRKAVREAARNFPTAIVSGRRLDKVINFVQLAELYYAGSHGMDIKGPEKSRHAKSKDAKGVLFQPASEFLPMIDTVHRTLLDRTKSTPGAKVENNKFCASVHFRCVDEKNWGTLFEQVRSVLKGYPKLRLTQGRKVLEIRPTIKWDKGKALEFLLESLGFANCRNVMPIYIGDDRTDEDAFKVLEESGQGIGILVSKFPKETNATYCLQEPSEVKDFLVRLVEWKRRQTKAVSKV, from the exons ATGACGAAGCAGAATGTTGCGCCGGCGGAGGCCGTCGCCTCCATCGCGGTGGCGAGCTCTCCCCCCTTGTTCGCCTACACGCCACCTCTCTCCGTCCGCAAGAAGTGCCTTCCGCAGATCGAACTCGACGGCGGGAAGGCGGTCTCTTGGTGGCTCGACTCCATGAGGGCCTCCTCGCCCACCCGCGCCAAGACGGCGGCCGCCACCGGACCTCTCGCCGATGCCGTATTCAACGATCTGTCCGATTTGAGG ATGCGGCATCCGTCGGCTTTGAGCAACTTCGATCAAATCGCGAGCGCTTCCAACGGGAAGCAGATCGTGATGTTTCTGGACTACGACGGGACGCTTTCCCCCATCGTCGACGACCCCGACTCGGCCTTCATGACGAACGCG ATGAGGAAGGCAGTGAGGGAAGCAGCGAGGAACTTCCCCACAGCGATCGTAAGCGGCCGACGCCTCGACAAG GTAATTAACTTCGTCCAATTAGCCGAGCTGTACTACGCCGGCAGCCATGGCATGGACATCAAAGGTCCTGAGAAGTCCCGTCACGCCAAGTCCAAA GATGCCAAAGGAGTTCTCTTTCAACCAGCCAGTGAGTTCCTGCCCATGATCGACACG GTGCATAGAACATTACTAGACAGAACCAAGTCCACTCCTGGCGCCAAAGTGGAGAACAACAAGTTTTGTGCATCTGTCCACTTCAGATGCGTGGATGAAAAG AATTGGGGGACACTGTTCGAGCAGGTGAGGTCTGTGTTGAAAGGCTACCCAAAATTGCGGCTCACGCAAGGAAGAAAG GTGCTGGAGATCCGTCCGACTATCAAATGGGATAAGGGGAAGGCACTGGAGTTCCTGTTAGAGTCACTGG GATTCGCCAACTGCAGGAATGTAATGCCGATCTACATAGGCGATGATCGAACTGACGAAGATGCATTCAAG GTTCTGGAAGAAAGTGGACAAGGCATTGGAATCCTTGTTTCGAAGTTTCCAAAGGAGACAAATGCTACTTATTGCCTTCAAGAGCCATCTGAG GTTAAGGACTTCTTGGTTCGGCTTGTCGAGTGGAAACGCCGGCAGACGAAGGCTGTATCAAAGGTGTAG